TGTCACCCTACATTGGAAATTTGAGCTTCCTCAGGGAGTTTGATCTTGTGGACAACAGCTTCTACAACCAAATTCCTCAAGAAATCGGTGGTTTAAGAAGACTGGAAGCATTACACCTGGGCAATAACTCTATCAGTGGTGAAATTCCTTCCAATTTATCTGCTTGTTCTAAGCTTATATTAGTTGATATGAGCGGCAACCAGCTAACGGGAGAAATACCTTCTTTGCTGGGTCTCTTGTCAAACCTGAAAGTATTGGGTTTTGTCCACAATAGTTTGAGAGGGAATATCCCACCATCGTTGGGGAACTTGTCATCCTTGGAGGAACTTGGTTTGGAGACTAATACATTAAGTGGGATTATACCTGAAGCTTTTGGACGACTGAGAAATCTTTCATTTTTCTCCATATTCGAAAATGCGATTTCTTGTCTTGTTCCTGTCCCAATGTTCAATCTCTCCAGTATTAGAATTTTTGATATTGATGAAAACAAGATTCAAGGTACTCTTCATTCTGATTTACAAATCAATATGCCTCATTTTGAGTTCTTTTCTGTAGGGGGAAACCAAATCTCTGGACAAATTCCAATTTCAATCTCCAATGCCACAAATCTTAATGTACTTGAATTTAATGGAAACAGGTTCAATGGAAATGTGCCTTCATTAGAAAATCTACACTGTATAACCTTGAACTAGGAGAAAACCACTTGGGACATGGGAGAGAAGGTGACTTGAACTTTCTTTGCCCTTTAGTCAACAATACCAAACTAGGATTTCTATCTATATTCGAAAATAATTTTGGAGGGGAATTTCCGAATTGCATTAGCAATTTTTCTAGCACCGTTCAGGGTTTAGCGATGGATGAGAACAACATTTTGGGAAAAATCCCTGATGGGATTGGAAATCTCATCAATTTGGAGGTGCTTGTGGTCGCAGAAAATCAACTATCAGGGCCCATTCCCTTTAATATTGGGAAGCTTCAAAAGCTAAAAATATTTGACGCTAATATTAATTTTCTCTCTAGGACCATTCCCCACTCCATTGGAAATTTAACAGAGTTAACCGAGCTTGATATACATTTTAACAATCTTCAGGGCAGCATTCCTTCAGGTCTAGGTAATTGCAAAAATTTGCTTCTAATGGATCTTTCTAGTAACAATCTCAGTGGACCAATACCCCCTGAAGTACTTGGACTTCCATCCTTGACCATTGTACTAAATTTATCGTCAAACGACTTGACTGGTGAACTTTCTGTTGAAGTAGAAAAACTAAAAAATCTAGGTACATTGGATGTTTCTCAAAATAGATTATCTGGTTTGCTTCCAAAAAACCTAGGTAGTTGTGTAAGTCTAGAGAAGTTGTTCTTGGAAGGAAATTTGTTTGAAGGACCCATTCCATCATCTTTGAGTTCATTGAGAGGTCTTGAGGCATTGGACTTATCTGACAATAATATTTCCGGTCGGATTCCAGAATTTCTTGTGCGATTTGGGGCATTAAAGTATCTAAATCTCTCTTTTAATGATTTGGAGGGACTAATACCAAGTGAAGGAGTATTTAAGAATGCACGTGCTACATTTGTCGAGGGAAATAGTAAGCTTTGTGGAGGCATCCCTGAGTTACACTTGTCAAGATGTAACTCCAAAACATCAGCAAGCACATCCCTTAAATTGAAGATCACAATAAGTGTTGTGAGTTCAGGAGTGACTTTAGTATTCTCTATTTTCCTCATCATCTGGTTTAGAAAGAAAAAAGAGCAGAAGCCAACGACAACTCATGTAGAAAATTCCCTTTACGCTTATCATACCAAAGCATCCTAAGGGCTACTAAGGATTCTCCCTCGAATTTGGTTGGTTTGGGAAGTTTTGATATGTATACAAAGGAATTCTTGAAGCGAATAGAGCGATTATTGCAATAAAGGTGCTTAATCTTCGAATCATAGAGCTTCCAGGAGTTTCTTGGTTGAATGCGAGGCTTTGAAGAACATTCGACATCGTAATATTGTCAAGGTATTAACAGCCATTTCAGGTATCGATTATAAAAGCAATGATTTTAAAGCCTTGGTTTATGAGTTCATGGAAAATGGAAGCTTGGAGGATTGGCTACATCCATCTGTTGGCATGAATAAACCAGAGACGATGAGAAACCTAAATTTCTTTCAAAGACTTAATGTGGCCATAGATGTTGCTCATGCACTCGAATATCTGCACCATCGTTGTGAGACGCCGATCATTAATTGTGACCTCAAGCCAAGCAATGTTTTACTCGATTGGGAAATGGTTGGTCATATAAGGGAATTCGGCTTACCAAAAATCCATTCTAGAGATAAGCTTAACGATTCTACTAATGAATCAAGCTCCCTTGGATTAAGAGGAACTATCGGCTATGCTCCACTGGTatgttcatttttttcatttctttcattatttaaaagaaaaaaattcatcTAAAAGTAGTCTTGTTGTATATTTAGAGGTTTTCCACTgcaattatttatatatgtattttatgacaaattaattatagaatatgGCACGGGAAGCGAGTTGTCCACAAATGGCGATGTGTATAGCTATGGTATCCTCTTGTTAGAGATGTTAACAGGGCAAAGGCCAACGAATGAAAAATTCAAAGAAGGTTTAAGTCTTCACAACTTTGTCAAAGCAGCTTTGCCCGATCGAGTGGTTGAGATTATAGATCCCATTCTTTTTCAAGAAAGTGTCAGAGGAGGAACAACGGCGCCTGACATACATCTTCAGCGCTTGAATTCAATATTCGAAATAGGACTAACTTGTTCTACCGAATCACCAAGTGAGAGAATGGACATGAGCAATGTTATTACCAAGCTTTGTTCGATTAGAGACA
The Gossypium arboreum isolate Shixiya-1 chromosome 10, ASM2569848v2, whole genome shotgun sequence genome window above contains:
- the LOC128282195 gene encoding probable LRR receptor-like serine/threonine-protein kinase At3g47570; this translates as MHKFQSLQQLPNQLSKSFLTGLNLLSLATAIPVVRGNDTDRHALLQFKAKITAPFTFVNGSVYRRVTKLKLRNLKLSGSLSPYIGNLSFLREFDLVDNSFYNQIPQEIGGLRRLEALHLGNNSISGEIPSNLSACSKLILVDMSGNQLTGEIPSLLGLLSNLKVLGFVHNSLRGNIPPSLGNLSSLEELGLETNTLSGIIPEAFGRLRNLSFFSIFENAISCLVPVPMFNLSSIRIFDIDENKIQGTLHSDLQINMPHFEFFSVGGNQISGQIPISISNATNLNVLEFNGNRFNGNVPSLENLHCITLN